In one Vibrio sp. YMD68 genomic region, the following are encoded:
- a CDS encoding GNAT family N-acetyltransferase — MEIVKAKIENLDIISPLFDSYRVFYGQESNPDVAREFIQSRINNNESVIFLALDDEGNGLGFTQLYPSFSSVSAARTWVLNDLFVADTARRMGVAKTLMNAAKEMGLETKVKGLALETAESNVNAQKLYESLGYERESGAYHYFLKLQA; from the coding sequence ATGGAAATAGTAAAAGCAAAAATTGAGAATTTAGATATTATTTCACCTCTTTTTGATTCGTATCGAGTGTTTTATGGTCAAGAAAGTAATCCCGATGTTGCTCGTGAATTTATTCAATCACGCATTAACAATAATGAATCAGTGATATTTTTAGCACTTGACGATGAAGGGAATGGTTTAGGCTTTACTCAGCTGTACCCAAGCTTTTCTTCGGTTTCTGCGGCTAGGACTTGGGTGCTCAATGATTTGTTTGTTGCTGATACAGCTAGAAGGATGGGTGTGGCTAAGACACTAATGAATGCAGCCAAAGAGATGGGGCTAGAGACCAAAGTAAAAGGTCTGGCTCTGGAAACAGCAGAGAGTAACGTAAATGCTCAGAAACTGTATGAGTCTTTGGGTTATGAACGAGAGTCAGGGGCGTATCATTACTTTTTGAAACTACAGGCATAA
- a CDS encoding LysE family translocator has translation MFPLEVFVTYTLACLLLVISPGPDNLLAIGRGLSQGRLAAVMSGMSSGAGILFHVVAATFGLTLLIQTSEVAFYVVKLVGAAYLIWLGVKVLRSRNLFSLEPAKKQSLKVIFSTGFLSAALNPKPGMFVLAFVPQFVNPSLGSVTTQMIGYGVWFALLTAVGFSLMGVFSSQLSEWFRNKPKLVSGLNIGAGITFVSSGLAVAFMKQR, from the coding sequence ATGTTCCCATTAGAGGTATTTGTTACTTATACATTAGCTTGTTTACTGTTAGTTATCTCGCCTGGGCCAGATAATTTGCTTGCTATCGGTCGCGGTTTAAGCCAAGGCCGACTGGCGGCAGTAATGTCAGGCATGTCTTCTGGGGCGGGTATTTTGTTTCATGTCGTCGCAGCTACCTTCGGACTAACTCTTCTAATTCAAACCTCTGAAGTGGCTTTTTACGTAGTAAAACTCGTTGGTGCTGCTTACTTAATTTGGTTAGGTGTGAAAGTTCTTCGTTCGAGAAATCTGTTTTCATTAGAGCCAGCAAAAAAACAGTCTCTGAAAGTTATCTTTTCAACTGGCTTTCTATCAGCCGCGCTTAACCCGAAGCCAGGTATGTTTGTTCTTGCTTTTGTACCTCAATTTGTAAACCCAAGTTTAGGGTCAGTGACGACTCAAATGATAGGCTATGGAGTCTGGTTTGCGTTATTAACAGCCGTTGGCTTTAGCTTAATGGGTGTTTTCTCGTCTCAATTGTCGGAGTGGTTTAGAAACAAACCCAAACTGGTGTCAGGGTTAAATATTGGCGCAGGCATCACATTCGTTTCTTCTGGGTTAGCAGTTGCGTTTATGAAGCAGCGATAA